TATTCCCCTCTTATCGCATTGGGAGGCGGTGTTGTTGGCGATATCACGGGCTTTGTAGCTGCGACCTATTTGAGAGGTGTCCCTTTTGTTCAAGTTCCTACTACCCTGCTTGCTCAGGTTGATTCCAGTGTCGGTGGTAAAACTGCGGTAAATCATCGCAGAGGTAAAAATTTAATTGGCGCATTTTATCAACCGCTTTTTGTCTTTATTGATTTAAGTACTTTGAAAACATTAGACCCGAGAGAGTTAAGAGCGGGTATGTCTGAAGTTGTGAAATATGGCGTAATTCGCAGTGAACAGTTTTTTTCCTGCCTGGAAAAGAATGCAGAGAAGATCTTGTCACTGGATATGGTTATTTTGGAAAAAATTGTGAAAGAATCATGTCAGATCAAGGCTGAGGTAGTACATAGCGATGAAAGAGAGTCAGGTTACAGAGCAATTTTAAACTTTGGACATACCTTTGGACATGCCGTTGAATCAGTGACGGAGTATAAAAAATACAGGCATGGAGAGGCCGTTGCTATAGGCATGCTATTTGCAGCACAACTATCGTATAAGATGGGAAAATGTAGTGACGGGGTATTCACTCGTATCGCTGCTCTATTATCGAGGCTGAATTTACCTCAACAAATTGATGATCAACTGGACAGGAAGTATCTCGATGCCATGATGCTCGATAAAAAGGTTATAGGCGGTAATATAAGGTTTGTATTTCCCATAACAATTGGTCAGGTAACAATTGATGAAGTAAACCTAGATGATTGCGAGACTGCACTGAAATGATGAATAAATTCGGCTCGCCCAAATGCAGTGGAGGACATATGAAAACTTTACATAGAGTGTATATGAACACTTTTCATAGAGGGTTGTGGCTGAAGACCTTTTTACTGTCTGCGCTGGTTTTTGTGTTGATTGCCATGCCCAAAATATCCAGTGCGGATATTTTGTGGACATCTGTAGGTGGTGTTGGCAGTGATGTGGGTGTTACTTTTAAAAAAGTAGTCCATGCGGATGTTAACGATGATGGTA
This region of Deltaproteobacteria bacterium genomic DNA includes:
- the aroB gene encoding 3-dehydroquinate synthase, with translation MALGGGVVGDITGFVAATYLRGVPFVQVPTTLLAQVDSSVGGKTAVNHRRGKNLIGAFYQPLFVFIDLSTLKTLDPRELRAGMSEVVKYGVIRSEQFFSCLEKNAEKILSLDMVILEKIVKESCQIKAEVVHSDERESGYRAILNFGHTFGHAVESVTEYKKYRHGEAVAIGMLFAAQLSYKMGKCSDGVFTRIAALLSRLNLPQQIDDQLDRKYLDAMMLDKKVIGGNIRFVFPITIGQVTIDEVNLDDCETALK